The genomic window ACCTTTTTGTCGGCCAAAACCATTAACTTCACTTAACGTTAATCCTTCTAGACCTATCTCACTGAGTGCTTCACGAACATCATCGAGTTTAAAAGGTTTGATTATTGCGGTTATCAACTTCATTTGTTCACCTTTAGTGCATATTATTTAAGATTGTTTATATAAATTTATTTAAGCACCATTTGTGCCCAAAGAGACAATCAACTAAAAAACAATAAGTTAAAAAATAATAATTAATATTACACCGCTCAAATGCACCAAAATGTTGCACACAAACACAACCCAAACACCATATTGGTGCGCAGATTATGACCATTAGTCAGATTCTATGTTTTAGAAAAGGTATAAAGGGCAAAATTAAAAGTTTAGTATTAGCAAAGGCTAGAGATGATAAATAACGCACAAAAAAAAACCCTACGGGTGTAGGGCTTTTAAGCAGAGACAATAACGACTTAATCGATTAGCTGATACTGCTCGCGTAAAATATCAATAATTTCAGCTTTAGGGTTAGCAGACAAAACAATTTTTTGACCGGTAATTTTCTCAGCGATCGCTGTGTATGTTTGTGACACATCCATTAACACGGATGCCGGTAACTCATTGTTACGAGCTAAGGCTAAGCGCTCGTCCATGCGATTTTTATTTAATAAAATATCAGCATCAGGGAAATGTGCTAAAAGTAATTGGCGGAAACCTTCTTTAGAGTTTTCAACCACTTTACCGGCACGATATTGCTCGCCATCCCAAATACGTGAAGAATCAGGCGTACCCACTTCGTCCATATAAATTAACTTGTCGTTGCCCGCTTTGTCTTTTACATAGCCAAATTCAAACTTAGTATCTACAAAGATTTGGTCAAGCTTTGCCAACGCATCAGAAATAACGTCAAAACCTTCCGTTAATAATTTTTCGTATAAAGTAATATCATCAGGCGTTTTAAAATTAAAGGCTTCAAAATTATCTTCAATATTTTTGCGAGTAATATTAACATCATCAATCGCAGGAACGCCCGGAATGCCTTCTAAAATACCTTTTGTTGAAGGTGTTTGTAGAAGTTCAGGTAGCTTTGAATCTTTCAATAATCCTTCAGCTAATTCGATACCACAAAAATCACGTTCACCTTTTACGTATGAACGCCACATAGAACCGGTAATATACTGACGACAGATAGCTTCAATCATTACAGGTTTAGCTTTTTGTACGATCCAAACAAACGGATGTGGAATATCAAGAATATGACTATCGGCTAGACCTTGATCTTTAAATAATTTAAACCAATGATTTGATATAGCATTCAGTGATGCACCTTTTCCAGGTACACCTTGCATACCACCTTCGCCTTGCCAGATACATTCAAAAGCAGAAATACGATCACTAATAACCATAATGGCTAAAGGTGTGTCGTCGGCAACATCATAGCCTTTCTCTTGAATTAGTCGCTTACTATCCGCGTCAGTTAACCAATAAACACTGCGCACTTTACCGCTGTGAACTGGTGCATCGGTACGAATAGGTAAATCATTATTTACCGCTAAAATTTGATCTGCAAGACTCATCGGTTTAAACCTTAATTATCAAGTTAATATTAATTGTAGCGAATAATATCTTTGCGCGTTATCCCAAAAGATAAAATAGTATTCGGTATAATTAATAAAAACATTTTAATACATTATAACCAAGGTGTTTAGTTTAATTTCCAAAGTAAAGAACGGAGCTAATAACTATTAGTAAGTACTTTAAAACGCAGAAAGTGAGCTAAAGAACAAGTTAGTATGATTAAAAAAAGAAAAGGACGCCTAATGGCGTCCTTATCTCAAAGCTTTTTCAAGTTCTATGCAGCTAAAGCAGCTTTCGCTTTTTCAACTAAGAATGTGAATGTTGCTTTGTCGTATACTGCAATATCAGCTAGGATCTTACGATCGATTTCAATAGCAGCCTTTTTAAGACCATTAATGAAAACACTGTAAGATAAACCGTTTATGCGAGCTGCTGCATTTATACGAGTGATCCAAAGCTGACGGAATTGACGTTTACGTTGACGACGATCGCGGTAAGCGTACTGACCTGCTTTAGTTACTGCTTGATAAGCAACACGGTAAACACGGCTACGTGCTCCGTAATAACCTTTAGCTTGCTTTAGAACCTTCTTGTGACGTGCACGAGCTTGTACACCACGTTTTACTCTAGCCATTCTATATCTCTCCTATTAACCGTGACGTAAAAGTTTTTTAACTGACTTAATGTCAGCCGCCGAAATCATGCACTTAGCACGAAGATGACGTTTAACTTTAGTACGACGCTTAGTCAAGATATGACGAAGGCCAGCTTGTTTGAACTTGTAGCCAGAGGCTGTTTTTTTAAAGCGCTTCGCAGCACCTTTGTTAGTTTTCATTTTAGGCATGAATATTACTCCGCATTCATGTTTGTGCTATTACACATAAACATTGCCATTGAAATTTAGCAACTTAGGCGAAAAACTTAACGCGTTTATTTAAGGATAAACAAAAATAAACGTTAGTTTTTACTTTCAGGCCTAAAGTTACCCGTTAAAATCAATAATGGTGAACTTATTTTAATTTACATCAAACTAAGTTACTTGAAATACCGGTTATTGATTATTTTTTAGGTGCTAGTACCATCACCATTTGTCTTCCTTCCGCACGACGCGGGAAGAATTCAAGTACAGTTAACTCTTCTAAATCGTTTTTAACGCGAGTTAGTAGTTGTAAACCGAGTTCTTGGTGAGCCATTTCACGACCACGGAAACGTAAAGTTACTTTAACTTTATCGCCACCCTCTAAAAAGCGCTTCAGGTTGCGTAGTTTTACCTGATAGTCGCCTTCATCTGTTCCAGGACGGAATTTAATTTCCTTAACCTGTATCTGTTTCTGGTTTTTGCGTTGTTCTTTTTGTTCTTTAGCTTTTTCATAGATAAACTTACCGTAATCCATAACACGGAGTACAGGAGGTTTAGCCGTAGGGCTTATTTCAACAAGATCAACACCAGCTTCGTCAGCTTGATCCATTGCTTCATCTAATGTGACGATGCCACCAGGCTCTCCGTCAAATCTAATCAAACGAACTTCATTATCAGCAATACCTGTAATTAACTCATTTAAACGATGTGCTGGCTCTTTTTGCCCGCCTCGTTGTCCACCTTTAATAGCCATGTTCCTCCAAAGAACTTTGTTCCGAGTAGCTGGTGTTATTTTTAACTTAACAACTACTCAGATTAATAAAATATTTTGATGTATGTTATAAACGTTATTATAAGTAATTTCAACGCTAACTGCGAGAGTTAACTTCTTCACTTAGTTTAGAAATAAAGTCATCAACAGACATTTTGCCTAAATCTTCACCACTTCGCGTTCGAATAGCGATTTCGCCTGCTTCCATTTCTTTGTCACCAACAACTAACAAATATGGAACACGCTTCAAAGTGTGCTCGCGGATTTTAAAGCCTATCTTCTCATTTCTCAAGTCTAGTTTTACTCTAAATCCACTTTCTTTTAGTTTTTTAACAACTTTTTCACAATATTGACCCTGTTTGTCGGTAATATTCATCACAGTTGCATGAATTGGAGATAACCAGGTCGGAAACTTCCCGGTAAACTCTTCAATCAAAATTCCAATAAAACGCTCAAGTGAACCTAAAATAGCACGATGAATCATCACTGGGATGTATCTTTCGTTGTCTTCACCAACATAAGTTGCGCCTAAACGCTCTGGTAAAGCAAAATCGAGTTGCACTGTACCACATTGCCAAGCACGACCTAAACAATCCATTAAGGTAAATTCAATCTTAGGACCATAAAATGCTCCTTCGCCTGGCAAATATTCAAATTTGATGTCGCTGTCGGTTAATGCTTGTGCAAGACCCGCTTCAGCTTTGTCCCAAATTTCATCACTACCAATGCGATTTTCAGGACGCGTTGATAATTTAACAACAACATCTTCAAAACCAAATGAACCATAGACATCGTATACCATCTCGATACATTTTTTTACTTCGGCTTGAACTTGTGACTCCATACAGAAAATATGAGCATCATCTTGAGTAAAACCACGAACGCGCATTAAGCCATGTAATGAACCTGATGGCTCATTACGATGACAACAACCAAACTCAGCGATACGTAAAGGTAAATCGCGGTACGATTTCAAACCTTGGTTGAATATCTGTACATGACCTGGACAGTTCATTGGTTTTATCGCGTATTCACGCTTTTCAGACTCAGTGGTGAACATGCCGTCGGCATATTTTTCCCAATGACCTGATTTTTCCCAAAGGCTTCTGTCCATCATCATCGGCGCTTTAACTTCGTCATAATCATATTCGTGTAATTTTTCACGAATAAATTTCTCTAACTCAGTGTAAATTGTCCAACCATCGTTATGCCAAAACACCATGCCTGGTGCTTCTTCTTGCCAATGAAATAAATCTAATGTTTTACCAATTTTACGGTGATCGCGCTTTTCAGCTTCTGCTAAACGAACGATATACGCTTTAAGTTGCTTTTTATCAGCCCAAGCTGTGCCGTAAATACGTTGCAACATTTTGTTGTCAGAATTACCGCGCCAATAAGCACCAGCAACTTTCATCAATTTAAAATGATGACAATGACGCATACTAGGTACATGAGGACCACGACACATATCAATGTATTCTTGGTGATGATATAAAGCAGGCGTATCAGTTTTCTCGATGTTTTCATCAAGAATCTGTAATTTGTAGGTTTCACCACGCTCAGTAAACGCATCGTAAGCGTCTTGCCATGAACCTGTTTTCTTAACAACTTCATAACCGGTGCGTGCTAGTTCAGTCATACGTTTTTCAAGTTTGACTAAATCGTCTTCAGTAATTGACTCTTCAAGGTCAATATCATAATAAAAGCCGTTATCAATCGTTGGTCCAATCGCCATTTTAACATTTGGGTATAACTGCTTAATAGCATGCCCTAGTAAATGCGCACAAGAATGACGAATAATCTCAAGAGCTTCGTTATCTTTATTAGTGATAAGTTGTAAAGAAGCATCTTGGGTAATTAATTCACAAGCATCAACAAGATTTCCGTCGATACGACCCGCGATGGTTGCTTTAGCAAGACCAGGTCCTATGTCTAAGGCAACATCCATTACCGATACTGCATTGTCGAATGAACGTTTTGAACCGTCAGGGAGAGTGATAACAGGCATTAATTTTCCTTTATTTCAGTGGCGTCACACACAAAGTGACGCTTGAATATATTTTTAATAATATAAACTATTTCTTTTGGGAAATATTTGAGGTCGCAAATATAGGGGAATTCCCCTTTATTTGCAATATAAAGACAGACTTATCTTTTTGCCATCATTGCCAGCGCCATCGCTTCTGCGACTTTAATACCATCAATACCCGCTGATAATATACCACCTGCATAACCAGCACCTTCACCAGCCGGATAAAGACCTTCGACATTAATGCTTTGCAGTGACTCTCTATCACGGGTAATTTGAATGGTTGATGATGTTCTTGTCTCAACAGCCGTTAATGTCGCATCATTCATTGAAAAACCTTTTATCTTACGTTCAAAGGCAGGTAATGCTTCACGAATAGCGGCAATAGCGTAATCAGGTAAGGTTTCACTTAAGTCGCAATATTTAACGCCGGGCTTGTATGAAGGGCTAACTTCGCCATGCTCACCGCTTTTACGTCCAGCAAGAAAATCACCAACCAACTGCACTGGCGCATCATAATTTTCTCCACCGAGTTTAAAGGCTGTTTCTTCTAAACGGCGTTGAAATTCAATACCCGATAATACGTCTGAAGGATCATCTTTATTAGCAAAGTCGCTAGGCTCAATACCAACAACAATTGCGCTATTGGCATTACGCTCATGACGCGAGTATTGGCTCATACCATTAGTGACTAAGCGCCCTTCTTCTGATGCCGCTGCAACTACAGTTCCGCCAGGACACATACAGAAGCTGTAAACACTTCGACCATTATTACAATGGTGTACTAATTTATAATCTGCAGCGCCTAATATTTCATTACCGGCATTGTCACCAAAACGTGCATCATCAATAACTGATTGCTCATGTTCTATGCGAAAGCCAACTGAAAAAGGTTTAGCTTTTACCGAGACTTTATTTTTAACAAGCATCTCAAAGGTGTCACGAGCGCTATGACCTACGGCTAAAGCAACATAATTGGTATCAATACGTTCGCCACTGGCCAGTGTTAAGCCATTAATACGTTTGTGTCCATCAGTACCTTGCTCTTCGTCAAAATGAAATTCGTCAACGCGTTGTTCAAAACGAATTTCACCACCAAGCGCAATAATTTTAGCGCGCATTTGCTCAATCATAGTAACGAGCTTAAAGGTACCAATATGCGGTTTACTCACAAATAAAATTTCTTCAGGCGCGCCTGCATCAACAAATTCATGCAGCACTTTACGGCTATAATGTTTCTTGTCTTTAACTTGGCTGTAGAGTTTACCATCAGAAAAAGTACCTGCACCACCCTCACCAAATTGTACATTAGATTCAGTATTGAGTATTTTTTTGCGCCAAAAGCCAAAGGTATCTTTGGTGCGTTGACGTACTTCTTTACCGCGCTCTAAAATAATCGGCTTAAATCCCATTTGAGCAAGTACTAATCCGATAAATAAGCCACATGGACCAAAGCCAATAACAACAGGTCGTTGTGATAAGACTTCTGGCGCTTGGGCAACAAAATTGTAGCTCATGTCAGGGCTTACTTTTACTTGGCTGTCTTTAGCAAATTTTTCAAGTAATTCTTCATTAAGGCGAGTGTCTACATCAAGCGTATAAATCAACACTATTTTTGCTTTTTTACGTGCGTCATATCCGCGCTTATGAACCGTAAAATCAATTAGCTGATCTTCAGAAATTGATAATGTATCTAGAATAGCCAGTTTTATATCAGCTTCTTCATGATCAAGCGGCAGTTGGATATTTGTTAAACGCAACATAGTGAGCGGTTCCAAAAAGAGAAAAGGGAATTTTTCGGCATTTTACCTGAACATACCTCTCAGTTAAATCAACAATTGAAATTATTGCTAAGCTAGGTATGATCAGCTCGAAAATATTTCATCTCATCAAAAGAGTACGTTATGGCATTTGTAGTTACCGACAATTGTATAAAATGTAAATATACCGACTGTGTAGCAGTATGCCCAGTGGATGCATTTTATGAAGGTCCTAATTTTTTAGTCATCAGTCCTGAAGACTGTATTGATTGTGACTTATGTCCGGTTGAATGCCCTGCAGGCGCCATATATCAAGAAGATGACGTTCCTGAAGATCAAAAAGAATTTATCGAACTCAATGCTGAGTTAGCTAAAGTATGGCCGAGAATAACCGAAGTAAAACCCGCACCTGGCGATGCACAAGAATGGGATGGCGTACCCAATAAAATAGCTCACTTAATTATTGAAAATTAAAATCAGCTCAGCAAAATAAACACATTGCTCAATTATTAACTATACTCACACCAACAGGGTCAATGAATAATTGGTGCATTATGTGGCAATCTATTGAGCAAGCAATCAAAACTGAAACCGGTGAGCAATTCACAATTGAAAAAAAACGCCTTATTTCAACAAGTGAAAGCAATTTAGCTTACCAACTAAGCAATAAGCAACATCATTACTTTATTAAAATTAAAGATAAAAATCACTTCAACCATTTTGAATCAGAAGCTTACGCCCTAAATCAAATACGTTCTCTTAAACAAATCACTTGCCCTGAAGTTATAGCATTAGGAAGCACCCTTGATAAAAGCTTTATTGTGCTTGATTACATTCCATTTTCACACGCTACCGAAAAACATTGGTATAATTTAGGTGCACAGCTCGCCTTGATGCATAAAGGTTCGTCACATGGACAATTTGGTTGGCAACACGACAATTATATTGGCGACACTTTACAGCCGAACAACTGGCGTAGTAATTGGAAAACCTTCTTCTCAGAACAACGAGTTGCTTGGCAATTACAATTACTGAGCGAAAAATCAATAACACTGGGTAACATTGACCATATTACTGATATTTGCCACGACGCATTAAATCATCACGATGTTAAACCTTGCCTAGTTCATGGTGACTTATGGATGGGTAACTTAGGCTTCACGGACTCTTTGTCAGTCATTTATGATCCTGCTTGCTATTATGGTGACCGAGAAGTCGATATTGCGATGACCGAACTCTTTGGCCAACTACCTTATGATTTTTATCAGGGTTACCAAGATATTTTCCCCCTTGAAAAAGGCTATGAGCAACGAAAGCTCATTTATAATTTTTATCATATCCTAAATCATGCAAATCTATTTGGTGGTATCTATATTGATCAATCGAGAGCTTTGTTATCTCGAATTTTATCATTACATTAATGTTAAAATAAAATTGATTGCACACAGTAAGTTAAATAATTTAGACAACTTTATTTTTGATTTTGTTAGCGATTTTTACAAATATGAACATACTTAATCATCAGTAACCAAAAGAATCTAGGAGGCAAAATGTCCCAGGAATCAAGCTTACAAGCGATAAAAGACAAACGTATTAGCTGCCCTCATTGTGGTCATCACTTACATTTAGCTTTAGATACATCGGCTGGTGATCAAGATTATTACGAAGAGTGCCCTTCTTGTTGTCGAGATATTCACTTAAATATGCATATTGATGAATACCGCCAAAAAATTCAATTAGCGATAGACAGTGATGACGAACAAGTTTTTTAGTAATTATTACTCTTGTTTTCGCTTCACCATTGTTTTTTATAAAGGCTAAATTCACTAGAGAAACATTGCACAACTGCTTTAAACCTATATCATTCTCATCTTGATCATTTTTCTTCTTAAAATGATGGTTTTATAAGCACTCTTCCCTAATGAATATTACTGACTTTAGAAAAAACACCAAAAGCCTAATGAAATTGGCTTATCCTATTTTGATCGCTCAACTTGTGCAAACCCTAATGGGATTTGCAGACACGGTGATGGCTGGTCGAGTGAGTGCAACCGACATGGCTGCAGTAGCGGTTGCTAGCAGTGTTTGGTTACCCTTAATACTAACTATATATGGTTTAGTCATGGCACTTGCTGCCATAGTATCGCAACTTGCTGGAGCAAAAAAATTCCATTACGTTGCCAAAGCGACCTATCAAACCGCATGGATAGCATTAACCTTAGGTCTGTTGTTGATCGTTTTATATTATGCGATCACCCCCTTAGTCATTGAACAAATCCCACTAGAAAGTCATTTAAAACAATTACTTTTTGACTACTTAGGCTATATCGTTTGGGGTGGTCCGGGTTTTTGTTTATATCTTGTCTTAAGAAACTACTCTGAAGGTTTGTCGCATACCAAACCAACAATGATCATCAGTATCATAGGTTTGTTAATTAATATTCCGGCTAATTATATTTTTATCTACGGTGAGTTTGGCATGCCTGCATTAGGTGGTGCCGGTTGTGGTATCGCCACAGCTATCGTTTATTGGGTTATGTTTGTCTCGATGTTCATTTATTGTTACGTATCAAAAAAATTAAAACATGCCTCATTATTTGAACGTTTTTACTGGCCAAATTGGCTAGAAATAAAAGAAATACTGACGATCGGTTTTCCTATTGCAATGTCATTACTGTTTGAGGTGAGTTTATTTGCCGTAGTCGCAATTATTCTGGTGCCCTTTGGCGCAGAGGTTGTTGCAAGCCATCAAATAGCCATTAACTTTTCAGGCTTAGTATTTATGGTGCCATTAAGTTTAGCTATGGCCGTGACTATACAAGTGGGTTATGCCGTTGGTAATAATGATTTAGCTAACGCGAAAGAAATATGCAATTATTCACTGATATTGTCACTTGTTATTGCAGTTGGTACTGCACTATTAACGATTGCTTTACGCTACCCCATCGCAGAAATATATACGCTAGATAGAAAAGTGATTGAGTTAGCCGCTAGCTTAATGTTTTTAGCTTCTTTATTTCAGTTTTCCGATGCAATACAAGTTATTTCTGCGGGAGCATTGCGAGGCTATAAAGATACGCAGTCTATTTTATACATTACTTTCTTTTCATATTGGGTCATTGGCTTAAGTTTAGGGCTAATTTTAGGGTTAACCAACTGGATAATTGACCCGATTGGTCCTTATGGTTTTTGGATAGGTATAATTTTTGGCTTAACAACTGCAGCCGTATTATTAGCTTGGCGACTCAGTATCATTCAAAAAAGAGTCGAAATGGCGCATTAATAAGCAAACAGTTAATTATTTAAATTGAAATACATAAAACTACTTGCAACTAACATTTCATATCGATAATATGACGCCCGTTGGTTAAAGCAACTAACAATTGCTCGCTTAGCTCAGTTGGTTAGAGTACTTGCATGACATGCAAGGTGTCACTGGTTCGAGTCCAGTAGCGAGCACCAAATTAAAGAACGGGATTACAGCGATGTAATCCCGTTTTTGCTTTAATAAACAAATTGTTACGGCTAATCTAAATAACTATCTCTTATTGATTTGTAGATGGTATCTAAAGAAATTCCCTTCAACAAGTGACCAATTTACTACGGACAGATCCTAAACTAAGTGAGTCTGATGATATAAGGTCTTTAGGGGATAAATTACATGATGATTCCGTGCGACCCAAGAAGTAACGCCTCGGTACACATGAAGGTGTTGCAAGCTCATATATACTCGCTGATTCAAAAAATTACATATTGCGAATTTATCGATAGATTGTAGCAATTAATGTAACAAAATAAATTGTAAATAATCGTCCTGTTATATAACAATGTAATTAGACTTTAATTGACTTTTTTACACCTCTTAACCGTAAATCTACACATCTATTAAACCCATCAACAGTTATCAGAGACTATAAAGACCTTAAGTATGTTCTACTTTAGGATGGTGTTTCCTATTAAGAGGGGTTGTTCTAATCGATTATGTCAGGAAGCTACAAAGCGGTCTTAATTTTTGTTTAATTTATCATAGCCAAAGGTCTGCTTGGCCATTGCCGACATTCATCATAAAATGAATACTAGCTCAGTACCAACAGGGCATTTTATTCTGAAGTGGCTATTTATTATTAAGTTATATTATTCCCGCTAACGATAGTTGCTCTTTTACAGCATCAATCCTAGTGTTGATGACCTCTTTGAAAGACTTGCCATCAATATTTAAAGCAAAATAATAAGTTTCTTTCTTGGTTTCAATAAACCCTACATACCAGCCTAGGGCCTTATCTTGAGCGACTCCACCAGCTCCCGTTTTGGTATATAGTTTATAATCTTCGGTAGATTCAGCTAACATGATGTCTTTCAACTGCATCAATGAACTTTTCGATACTGCTAACTTATGATTATATACGCGTTGAAGGAAGTCGACTTGCTCTTTAGCACTTATTTTTATACTTTTATTCAACCAAAAATTATCAATACCTGATGATATATCTTGATTACCATATTGAAAATCAGCTAAGTATTGACTCATTCTCTTTTTATTAATTTTACTTGCTGTATCTTGATAGATAGGAACTGCCGAATACTTATAAGCCTCCCTTAAAGAAATAGGTGCTTCATACCAAGTTTTAGGCCACCACTTTTGAATTGGATAATCCGCTATATCAAAAGTAAGCTCTACTTCAGTATTTTTAATGACGCCTGTATCTAAAGCTAT from Colwellia sp. PAMC 20917 includes these protein-coding regions:
- a CDS encoding phosphoribosylaminoimidazolesuccinocarboxamide synthase; translation: MSLADQILAVNNDLPIRTDAPVHSGKVRSVYWLTDADSKRLIQEKGYDVADDTPLAIMVISDRISAFECIWQGEGGMQGVPGKGASLNAISNHWFKLFKDQGLADSHILDIPHPFVWIVQKAKPVMIEAICRQYITGSMWRSYVKGERDFCGIELAEGLLKDSKLPELLQTPSTKGILEGIPGVPAIDDVNITRKNIEDNFEAFNFKTPDDITLYEKLLTEGFDVISDALAKLDQIFVDTKFEFGYVKDKAGNDKLIYMDEVGTPDSSRIWDGEQYRAGKVVENSKEGFRQLLLAHFPDADILLNKNRMDERLALARNNELPASVLMDVSQTYTAIAEKITGQKIVLSANPKAEIIDILREQYQLID
- the rplT gene encoding 50S ribosomal protein L20, yielding MARVKRGVQARARHKKVLKQAKGYYGARSRVYRVAYQAVTKAGQYAYRDRRQRKRQFRQLWITRINAAARINGLSYSVFINGLKKAAIEIDRKILADIAVYDKATFTFLVEKAKAALAA
- the rpmI gene encoding 50S ribosomal protein L35, yielding MPKMKTNKGAAKRFKKTASGYKFKQAGLRHILTKRRTKVKRHLRAKCMISAADIKSVKKLLRHG
- the infC gene encoding translation initiation factor IF-3, with the translated sequence MAIKGGQRGGQKEPAHRLNELITGIADNEVRLIRFDGEPGGIVTLDEAMDQADEAGVDLVEISPTAKPPVLRVMDYGKFIYEKAKEQKEQRKNQKQIQVKEIKFRPGTDEGDYQVKLRNLKRFLEGGDKVKVTLRFRGREMAHQELGLQLLTRVKNDLEELTVLEFFPRRAEGRQMVMVLAPKK
- the thrS gene encoding threonine--tRNA ligase; this translates as MPVITLPDGSKRSFDNAVSVMDVALDIGPGLAKATIAGRIDGNLVDACELITQDASLQLITNKDNEALEIIRHSCAHLLGHAIKQLYPNVKMAIGPTIDNGFYYDIDLEESITEDDLVKLEKRMTELARTGYEVVKKTGSWQDAYDAFTERGETYKLQILDENIEKTDTPALYHHQEYIDMCRGPHVPSMRHCHHFKLMKVAGAYWRGNSDNKMLQRIYGTAWADKKQLKAYIVRLAEAEKRDHRKIGKTLDLFHWQEEAPGMVFWHNDGWTIYTELEKFIREKLHEYDYDEVKAPMMMDRSLWEKSGHWEKYADGMFTTESEKREYAIKPMNCPGHVQIFNQGLKSYRDLPLRIAEFGCCHRNEPSGSLHGLMRVRGFTQDDAHIFCMESQVQAEVKKCIEMVYDVYGSFGFEDVVVKLSTRPENRIGSDEIWDKAEAGLAQALTDSDIKFEYLPGEGAFYGPKIEFTLMDCLGRAWQCGTVQLDFALPERLGATYVGEDNERYIPVMIHRAILGSLERFIGILIEEFTGKFPTWLSPIHATVMNITDKQGQYCEKVVKKLKESGFRVKLDLRNEKIGFKIREHTLKRVPYLLVVGDKEMEAGEIAIRTRSGEDLGKMSVDDFISKLSEEVNSRS
- a CDS encoding NAD(P)/FAD-dependent oxidoreductase → MLRLTNIQLPLDHEEADIKLAILDTLSISEDQLIDFTVHKRGYDARKKAKIVLIYTLDVDTRLNEELLEKFAKDSQVKVSPDMSYNFVAQAPEVLSQRPVVIGFGPCGLFIGLVLAQMGFKPIILERGKEVRQRTKDTFGFWRKKILNTESNVQFGEGGAGTFSDGKLYSQVKDKKHYSRKVLHEFVDAGAPEEILFVSKPHIGTFKLVTMIEQMRAKIIALGGEIRFEQRVDEFHFDEEQGTDGHKRINGLTLASGERIDTNYVALAVGHSARDTFEMLVKNKVSVKAKPFSVGFRIEHEQSVIDDARFGDNAGNEILGAADYKLVHHCNNGRSVYSFCMCPGGTVVAAASEEGRLVTNGMSQYSRHERNANSAIVVGIEPSDFANKDDPSDVLSGIEFQRRLEETAFKLGGENYDAPVQLVGDFLAGRKSGEHGEVSPSYKPGVKYCDLSETLPDYAIAAIREALPAFERKIKGFSMNDATLTAVETRTSSTIQITRDRESLQSINVEGLYPAGEGAGYAGGILSAGIDGIKVAEAMALAMMAKR
- the fdxA gene encoding ferredoxin FdxA, encoding MAFVVTDNCIKCKYTDCVAVCPVDAFYEGPNFLVISPEDCIDCDLCPVECPAGAIYQEDDVPEDQKEFIELNAELAKVWPRITEVKPAPGDAQEWDGVPNKIAHLIIEN
- a CDS encoding fructosamine kinase family protein, which encodes MWQSIEQAIKTETGEQFTIEKKRLISTSESNLAYQLSNKQHHYFIKIKDKNHFNHFESEAYALNQIRSLKQITCPEVIALGSTLDKSFIVLDYIPFSHATEKHWYNLGAQLALMHKGSSHGQFGWQHDNYIGDTLQPNNWRSNWKTFFSEQRVAWQLQLLSEKSITLGNIDHITDICHDALNHHDVKPCLVHGDLWMGNLGFTDSLSVIYDPACYYGDREVDIAMTELFGQLPYDFYQGYQDIFPLEKGYEQRKLIYNFYHILNHANLFGGIYIDQSRALLSRILSLH
- a CDS encoding CPXCG motif-containing cysteine-rich protein, which translates into the protein MSQESSLQAIKDKRISCPHCGHHLHLALDTSAGDQDYYEECPSCCRDIHLNMHIDEYRQKIQLAIDSDDEQVF
- a CDS encoding MATE family efflux transporter; amino-acid sequence: MNITDFRKNTKSLMKLAYPILIAQLVQTLMGFADTVMAGRVSATDMAAVAVASSVWLPLILTIYGLVMALAAIVSQLAGAKKFHYVAKATYQTAWIALTLGLLLIVLYYAITPLVIEQIPLESHLKQLLFDYLGYIVWGGPGFCLYLVLRNYSEGLSHTKPTMIISIIGLLINIPANYIFIYGEFGMPALGGAGCGIATAIVYWVMFVSMFIYCYVSKKLKHASLFERFYWPNWLEIKEILTIGFPIAMSLLFEVSLFAVVAIILVPFGAEVVASHQIAINFSGLVFMVPLSLAMAVTIQVGYAVGNNDLANAKEICNYSLILSLVIAVGTALLTIALRYPIAEIYTLDRKVIELAASLMFLASLFQFSDAIQVISAGALRGYKDTQSILYITFFSYWVIGLSLGLILGLTNWIIDPIGPYGFWIGIIFGLTTAAVLLAWRLSIIQKRVEMAH
- a CDS encoding penicillin-binding transpeptidase domain-containing protein gives rise to the protein MIKFKKLLISLLGFSFSIATHANSLCHSSCTFVLKSEQSGEYSIINPERAVKRMTPWSTFKIPHSLIALDTGVIKNTEVELTFDIADYPIQKWWPKTWYEAPISLREAYKYSAVPIYQDTASKINKKRMSQYLADFQYGNQDISSGIDNFWLNKSIKISAKEQVDFLQRVYNHKLAVSKSSLMQLKDIMLAESTEDYKLYTKTGAGGVAQDKALGWYVGFIETKKETYYFALNIDGKSFKEVINTRIDAVKEQLSLAGII